GTTTAAAGCAACTGATttgcaagattatttttttagctgAGAACAATTGAGAACTCTAAAAGCTTAACCAGCTGTGATAATTAACAGTCACTAAGCCCATCTTTGGGGAAATACAGCAAGCTGTCCTATTTTAGTCGTTCCATAGTaaggactgagaaaaaaatgtaaatgggCATTGCTTTCCTGAGCAGCTCCTTGGGATGCAGAGCCTGGGGCAGAGTCTGGGCTGGGCGTGAGCTGCCACAGAGGTGATTTCTGCTCGCCTATCTCTGAAGGTGTGTCATTTTGGTAAACACAGGTGATGAATTTAACTTTGTCATCGTGGTGTAAGCAAAGCCTGTTGTCAGTCAGGGCGGAAGTGCACGCTACTCCTTTCTTACAGGAGGGGATAGTTTTGCGTTAGTAACTCCTAGAGGCAGCCTCCTGGGCTCCTGCCGGGCCCCCTGCATGGCCAGGCTGCTGGGGCCGTGGTGATCcagtgctgcccagggcaggatgcTGGGGAGGCCGgtggggcacagccctgggctgtggcacTGGGTGGCTCGGCAGGTCCTGTGCCCCGCCAGGGCTGTCGGCAACAAAGCGAGGGACGCTCAGCACATGGCTTTGCGGGCGGCTGATCCAGGTGGGTAAAAAGCCTTTGGTCACTGTTTCGTGCTGCAGCATGGAGGGAGAGGGTATTtgcaggaaagggagagaaaatggcTCTCACTCTCGGCTGTGGCCGAGTTACTGCAGGGCTGCATCTCCTGGGGTTACGAGCACTCCCAGGACACGGAGCACACTCAGAGCTCTGACCAGCACAGTGCACAGGGATAAAGTTTTTGTGCTAAATAGTCCTTTTCCTATGGTAGCAAATACAAACCGACGCTTCATGTCAGGCAACATGATAGTTAAAACAGATAAACAAATATTCCTCCTCCTACCCAGCTGCCAGGtttccagaggaggaccagTGCAAGTCCCTGCGTGTGCAGGGCTGGTGCAAGTGGCAGACTTGCACCCTTCAGCTCCCCTCTGTGATCCCTACTGAGTTGTAGCCACAGCTGCATGTGCTTGTGCCAGACAGTGCCCTGGATTATGTGGCAGGGAGCAGACATTGGCTGCTCCCAGATGGACAAGCTTCCTGGTATAGAGATGGTTTCTCTTTTTAACCCGTACCACCACTTCCTTGGCTGTGCCTTTGTAGACCTCTCACCCTATCAAGGTTGGGCTGCATGGGGCTGTCTGTGCTCCCATAGGATGGCTGAGGGTCTCCTGTGTGGGGCATTACCCTTGTCTTCCTTGGGATGAAGCCTGTCCTTTTAGCAATCCAACATACTGCTTGCTGCAGATCTGACTCTGGCACTTGCTGGTCTCACTGGCACTCTGTAAGACAAATAGGAGAAGCAGGAGATTAAATTTACCCAGAGGTCTGGGAGCCAAGATTTACAACTGGGATTTTCCAGCCATTCACAAAGTCCTGGCATCCATGAGCAGGTCTGGGGCCAAGGCACTTACTGTAATTTCACCATCTCAACAGAGGCAGGAAGAGATGCTTCCCATGCCCTGTTTTGTAGTGGTAGTGATTTTCTTTCAACCAATCCAGCAACAAGCAGGGAGTGCAGAACACTGAAACCAGGTCCATCCTTTCTGCATGCCCTGGGCATTTCTCAACCCAAGTCCCACATTTGCAAGCACAGGGCACTGTAGCACAGCATCTTGGGTGCACCTACCCGGGTGTAGGTACTGGGTGAGCAGTCTCAGCTACCTTGTAAAGACCACCTGTGCAAGTGTACAATGCAAAAGGCAGGATTTGAGATAGCCATTGCTATTTTTGCAGGgtctccctgctgctgtccttGTTGTGGCCCGTCATTGGGCTTGTTTCCATCAAGAGAAGCCAGAGTCCTTTTCTCATTGTGCTGTGGGTGACAACATGCTAATGGCATCACCGTGGTAGCCTGATGGGGTGTAATGTATCATCATTAGAGTACAGTAATGTGTTACCTAGCTTCCATGAGAATGACTGCCAGCCTCCCACCAGGCTGCATTTTAGCAGACTTCATCTCTCCGTCGGTGATTTTAGGAGGAGAAGCTGTTTTGGAGTTACTTGTGCTGCCGACAGCAGCTCAACTCACTAGTTGGGCCATTTAAAAGCAAGATGTTAGCAGGGTGAGAGGATGCTGCAGGCTTAGGGAACCTCAGCCCTGCATCCTTTACCCTCTTAATCAGGAAGTTTAGAAGAGATTTTTACTTTAAGACCTAccaaaactaaagaaaaaaaaggccaaatgAAATAGACTGCAAATGTAACAAAGCTCACACCATCTGCTGAGTCTTGTTGACTTTAGAAAGTGCATTTGGCTCTCAGAGAAAAGTGTAATTTTGAACCTTCAGTCCCTTTCCCCCTGTAACAACAgctttttccctcttcccttcttgAAGCttgacttgttttcttttataaaatcttTTATAGGTAAAGAAGCTTTCAGAAATGACAGAAGGCCTACAAATTTTGATAAAAAGGTGTTAGTATGGGCAGGACGCTTTAAAAAGGAGGAGGACATTCCCAAGCACATATCGTAAGTGGACCAGTCAGAATGATACTTTTATCTGTGAACACACAGATTGACATCCCAGTCTGCATTACCCAGAGTTGTGCTCACGTGGTGAGAGTTGGTGCTCCCCCATGCTGATGGGGCTTGCTGTTACTGGTGTccaaaaataattgtaattcTTGGGAACACGAGCTTTTCGCCATTATAGGTGAAGTAATTTGGATTCATTTGTTTTAGATATCATACATTTCAGACTAAGTTGTAGTGTCTTTTACAAGACAAGTGGCTTTGTAATTCAGGAGTCACTATGGTAAGATATCATCCACTTTGGATTTTGCATGCTTTGCTAGGTTTTATTGATTAGCAATATTGCTGCATAAATTCTAATAATAAATTGGGGCTACACACAGCTTTGGTGACAGGTATCTACAATGAGTTCCTCATGAGGGGCCTGTGGTTTCACCTTCTTGTTGAGGTATTTTGTTAAAGAATTGTCACTCGGTTTTGGAGCCCTAAGCTTCTGACTTGTGACATCCTGGGGGCTCCTCTACCCATCCTTCCCCTCTCAGGTGTAAGCACTCTCATATGCAATAAAAGAAGACAGGAGAGCAGGATTTGTTATTCCTGTTCTTATGGGTGGCTACTGGAAGTAGGAATACCCCACTTGTGTGGGAGGGCGGCTAAACCTTTTCCCCTTAGGCTAATTTTTTCAATCCTCCTCtaagcagctgcagaaagagaaggcagaaacCCATTGCACATTGACAGGCAGTTGCTGTAAGACTTGAGGATTCATTACTCAGCTCCCCATGATCTCATTTCACACACGCTGCTGCAGGATGGAAACTCTGCTCTGTCCTCGGCAGGTCTGATGTCCTCAACGCAGCAAGGAACGTTGTCAGGATAAAGGTTTGCTACATCATGATTGCACTGACTGTGCTGGGCTGTTTGACCATGGTCATCACAGGCAAAGAAGTGAGTATTGTTTCTGGGTGAACTGATTTGGTCTATGGTCTATGTACGCTTTTTGTAAATAAGCCCCTGGGTGACAGAATATAAGTACACATAAGCAATATTTGCACAGGACCTGTGTCTCTCCTCCTCTAGGGGAGAGATTGGCATGGGGAAGCACAATTTGCTGATTAACATGTTCCTTCTGACCCACTTTGCCATAAACCTGTTCAGTGCAACACTCTGTTTTACAGTACCTCGGCAAGAGGCCAGTCCAAAGGTTATGGAGTAGTTCAGACAGTGCCAATGGTACCTGGTCCTGCCCTGCATCCATCGACCATGAGGCTCTTGTGGTCCTGCCTGCCTAGTCTGCATGTCACCATGGCCACCAAGAGCTGTGACACTTCTTTCCATCCcactgctggggaaggagagtcTCCAGTTTGACTTGCATGTCCCAGTGCACCTGTAAACAATTTACAGTGTAACTCTCTTGCTAATCAGAGCTGCAAATGCTGAAAATGTGGTATGACAAGGAAACACATTGACTTCTGTTACTGCAAAATATCAAAAAGGACAGTGGGGTGTCAAGGGAAGTGGTGCAAATGTGGGGAAATGTAGTGGTGGTAACTATGTGCATGCAATGATTTTCACCAATTCTTTTCAAGGCTGCAAAAAAGGATCAGACGCTGCTGAGGGTGAACACAGAAAAGAAGGCCAAATGGAGGgctgaagcagagaaagatCAGGAGGCAGCTGTTGGGAAGCCACAATGATTTggaacagatttattttaacagcagGAGATAAGTGATTTGCACATGTGGCATATGGACCTGTCTTCATTTAACTCTTTAGagctttttcactgaaaaggcAAAGACTCAATGCAAAGGCAAAGACTTTACTTCGTAAAAGCTGCTCCATATGAACTGGGAAACCTCTATGGAAACTCCAACAGCTGCTTTTTATGGCCTCTAGTCTTTGGCACAAGGTTCAGCTGAAATACAAAGCTGTCTTCTAAGCTGGAAAGTGTGGGAGGGACAAATGCAGGACTCCCCATCTCAGGATCAACTTTTcatggtgctgctggtgctcagcaTTGCTGTGGGGTCATCTCCTTGCAGTCAGGAAGGATGTGGCCCTACATCAGGGAGCATCCTGTTCTGTGCAGTGCCTCCAGGGCAAACAGCCTTGGCCAAAGAGAACCAGGGCGGGGGGAAAAGCAGtctgaaatatgttttgcaACCTCAGAGAGGTCAATTATCTCTATCTCTCAATTACCTTTGAGCCTGCTGCCGTCACtgtcccctttcccttcccccagcccctcatGGGATGCCATGGTCAGAGGACAAGGGTGACATGGGCATGAAGAGGGGCTGGGAATATGGAAGAGTGTGAGCAGACCCTGATGACTGATTTGGGCCAAAAGGGGCTTTGGGCCAGAGGAGATGGTGGTGGTGTGGAGTGGTTGCTGTGGGGCAGCCCAAGGAACCCATGCCTCATGCAGGGAGCCTGGTCTGGAGGCACCTCTTGTCCTATAGCACctcactggttttcttttttcatcttctgctttTAGTCATTGTCATGAAAGTTGTCTAGCACTTGCTCAGCTGTGATTTTAGTCTGGAGTAATTGTTAATACATGGTTTGCTAAAATTGGATTCTTTTTAATCATCATAGTTCATTAACTCATAATAAAACAGCTGTCCAATTATatctaaaacaaaaacatcccttCACAGATTCATTAAGAGTGTCACCAAACTCTCTGGAATGATGTTTAACAGATGGGAGAAATCCTAATGAAATAGAGAAAGTTACATATTCACAAAGTGACTTAACTTCAAGACAGGCCCCAGTTCATGCTTGTGGGTACTGATGTTCTGAGCCCCCTCGTGTCATTCATAACCCCTTGAGACCTGTAACACTGGCTGGTGGAGCTGGGTGTGCTGCATGGGGTCCCAAGGGACACAGAGTGACAAAACCCAGCCACTGCACCCTGGCTGCAAGAGACGCTGTAACCACGGCTCAGCCTTTGTGCAGTGTCCTGAGCATCACACTGAGCCCTGGCCTTCCCAAGGTTTATTACTTGGACCAGTCACACTTGCGCTCCAGGGGAGTCTGGAAGCTCCTGCTCAGGTCTCTGAAGTTTATTGTGTCAAAAATCATGTCCACTTATTGCTGGAGTGCCACTGCATGAACAAGCTGCTGGCAAAAATGAGCTGGGGCActggcaggagggcagcagtTGTTGGGCTCTGGGACTCTGTCTGCTGTGCCTGTGGTCATTGTGCAACTTTTTCCCTCTCGTGCCTCTTAGGAGCATTTCTCTCCATGCTGCACACCCATTTAGGGTGAGGAGGATGTTAGCTGTGTCACACATAGCTCCATGTTTGCAGTCCTTGTTTCCAACTCACAGCCCCATGCATTACAGTTCACCAAGAGTGATGTCTGGTCCCTGTAGTATTCCTCATGAAGCACATCTCAGGGAAGTGAAAATAATGGTCTAGGACAAGCACAGAGTGAAAAAGTCTCTGCTGAGAAGGCATTTTTGCTTCACAGGTAATATGGGCTCTTTCATTTTACATGACCTTGTTTTCTGGGCTAGTGCAATAAACCGCATGAATTACCTCAAAGTTAGTGTTCATTTGGGGATAACCTAAAAGAGCTCTGCTCAGTCTCTTagattgtttttttcattcttaaatgGCTTTTCTGTGCCCTTTTTCAGAAGGCACGTGTGGCACTTACAGGAACCATTTTGATGCTTGTAAACTAATCCACATCCATGTTCTGAGCTGCCCTAACTTAAGTGGGAAAGAAGATGATCATAGCCATAtctaaagaacaagaaaattaattgtgtcttgttcctctctctgctctgcactccCCTCTGTCTGGGACTAAACCCTGCTTCAGGTGTGAGCTATTATCAAATCCTCTTAAACAGCCGCAGTCTCTGTCAACAGTGCATAAAGCTGCTGCATTACACATCATCattaagaaaaagggaaaatcaaTTCTTCCTCCCTGAGCCACTGGTAATGCGCCACTTATGAGCCATCAGATGACCCAGGTGCTCCTGTACTCTCACAAAGAGCTATGACTAttatgtagggaaaaaaatctttatcagTCCCAGCTACATGATTATTCATGTTAATATCATAATATTCCCCAGAAAATCAATTGGACTGATTGCTGGCTTGTACTCAGTCGGTGGTGGGGGCTGCTGGTTTAGCACATCCTCAGCTGGAGTCATCCCCTGTATGAAGTGGAGATACCTCTCCAGCACTGGGACTTATCACTGCTTGTTAAAATCTGTTTCCATCTGTGTCTGTGAAGTCCTTTGACTCTTCTCTTGAAAAGCTTCTAATTAACACAGACTCCTGAAGGTATAATTGGCTGATCCTAATCACCTTACAGTTGTGagtttctttatttctcctccCATCTATATTGCTTCAGTGTCACACCTGATCCCCCAGGCATTTAAAAAGGGGATGGGAGTGATTGTTGGGTAGGAGTTATTATTCCCTTTTTAACAACatgctttgcattttctcaACCTGGCCCTGAGGACAGTGTTAGGTGCTGGTTCCTTCCTGAGGCAGGGGATGGAGTAGAGAGTGTGCCAGTTTGCTGTGGTGCTCAGAGAGACCAAGGGTGAGTCCTTTCTACTCTCCCCTCCTCGTTTGCTTCTCCGTACTGGGAGGAAAGGATGATTTCTCCCTTGCaggatttttgcatttttagtgAACTCTTGTATGGCAATGGTTAACAATGTGCTGGTGGTTGATGCCATAGAGATTTGTATTACAATAACAATTATTGGGGAAGTTTTTCCCTAGTAGCTGGAGTTGATCTAATTCTGCTTCCATTAAAATCGGTGCTGAAGTTCCTCTTGGCTGTAGATTAAAGTTATCATCGACTATTTTTTGAAGTTTCAGTGATTTCCAGAGACTCAGcttccccagggagccccaCTGTTGCAGGACAGAGCTGAGTGCACTGAGCTTTCTCCTCCAATGTGATGAGATCAAGCTTATACGGGAGGCTCTTCATCATGAGCATCCCAGTGTGCCAGAGAAAAGGTGTGAGATGGGAAAGTTTGAGCTCAGGAGATCTCAGTCCCTTCCTTAttcattttccctctcttttgaCCTGCTCAGGGGGTTTCTAGTGACACTTGATTTCTTCCTATCTATCTGCTATGCACAGCTCTTCTCCTGGGATGCAGCAAGACTGACATGTTGCTACACTtgtgaaggattttttccctGGACAGAGATGAAATCTTGCCATTCATAAGGATCTAATTTTAAGGACTTCCTGTTCTTTCAGTATTAGTCTCCCACCAAGCTGAGAAACTGCTGCTTATTTTGAGTCTGAATGCACCCAGCTTCAGCTTCCAGGCATTGAACATTGTCTTCAATATGGAATATAAAATATCCCATCTCAGCTCTTTCCTGTCTGTAGCTAGTCACCCCTCAGCTGTTGTTTGTATTTGGATTGCTGCTATGTTCGAAAGACCTGTAGTTTCTAACCATTGCTTGGTGGGTATCACTGCTTTACTGGTCAGTTTTTAGTGCTTTTATTCCTGTATCAAGTGATTTACTACATTAGTAGCCTCTTCATAAACAATCCAAatagatttgtttgtttgtttgttttagcaTAGAATCGATAATCTAGTACtcttgcagaaagaaaggatatAAAAGCTTTCCAGACTTTACTGGCTgccctggaaaatgaaaaagcacaATGGTTATGCATCAGAAATgatttttcctctgtctgtgCTCAAGGCACCAGTACCTGCAACATGGCCAGCTAGTGCCtgtaaatctgcttttttttcccgGGACTGCCAAGGATCAGATCAAAAGAGTTTCAAGGCTGAAGATCTCCTCTGGGTGAGATGCAATGATGGTTTAGACCTGCAAAAGGGCCTGCTGCCTCTTACCACGAAGATATTTCCACCTCAGAGCAGCATCATGCTTTCTCCCTTGCTCAGCATCGTTGCAGcaagtgctggctgctgctggtccACAGGGACTGGAGTCCTCATGACCATCATGATTTCAGAGATGGCTTAAACACCACTATCCTGTTTGGATTTGGCATGAAGTCATCTTAGCCTAGCAGGAAAGCAAGGCCAATGttcaataatttaaattaatgaatgGATCATTTATTAATACATTGAGGTAACATTAGAGCAATTTTCCACAGTTAAGTAGTTTGATGGTCATTAGTGCTGTATGATGCAAAACCTCTGTGACAGTCACATGATGATTAAGTAGCTCCTGAAATACTCTAAGAAGACCTgagtatttaatttctcttctctgtgaagGATCTGGACACAAACTTCAACACTGCATTAGTCTAGCTGGctccacaccttctctgggcatGTGACAGCTTTCTGCACGGAAATCTAAACCTGGCACCTGactcctcctctgcagcactgtGGTCCTCAGTGAAGGGACCAAAACCTTGAACTATTTGGGCAGAGACTGCTGTTTGTTGGGTGTGAGAGGGCTTACCACAGGGAGGAAATCAGTCTGGAACAGGGTTTCATAGGAAAGAACTGGGCTCACCCATGTCTTATGTATGTTCTGCAGCATGAGCAGAATTATCAGAAACCACTGGTGAAACTAGAACAGCAAATGGAGGAATTTTCATGCTGGTCTGTAATACACATCTCACAGAGGACATATCGTCCTGAGAAGTTTCTAAATGAAATGGGAACCAAAATAGCCCAATGAATTACAGTTATTCCTAAtgattcctttttctctttaggCAGAATATGTGAATGCAAACATAGCTCACATGGAGCACTATGAATTGCACCCCCTTACACTGAACTCCTTGTTCCTCACAAGTGATTTTATCATTGTCTAAGCATTGTCCCCCAACGAATTTCTACCAGCAGGGCTATAATCTGTACCAAGGACATCCATTAGGGCTGTAAAGACGTCATTAAAGCAATGCTGCTCCAGCGGGAGTGGAACAATCTCCACAATGGTTTCAGATTGTACTAAGGGGCTAGAGAAAACCTTGAAAGGCAGGCAGTTAAATATCCCAGCATTTCAGTGCTCTAAGCCCCAGGAGAGGGCAATTTTACTTGACAAGCAAACATTAATGCAAAGCAATAATACAACTATTGCCTGTTGCTCTCTCccactcatttcttttttcttctcccgGGAGCCCTCGTGCGGGTGGCACAGGGGTTGTTGTGAGCTGGGGTCTCTTGGGCACTCATTGCTCTGGCACGAGCCCATGCACGGGCAGGGGGATGTTGTGGGGCTGCCAAGTGCACAGTGAAACTGCAGAAATGGGCAAGGAGCTGCCTGTGTAGCTGCAGTATCCAGTGTGCCAACTTCTGCAGCCTCTCTGTAGCCGTTCCTGTTTAGAGTTGGAGGGCTTTTTAATCTAGTTGCCTCTCGTTGCCTTTGCTGAATGCGCCATGAGGGATTTTGAGTTTATTTCAGGTGAAACCTGAGTGTCTGTGCTCTTCCATGGGTGACAGCTGGATGTGTGAgtgtctcctgctgctgggaggacaCAGGTGTCCTGTCAAGGTGGGCTCTGGGAACCACTGAGGGAACTGCacagggtgaggagcagagccagcctcTGCTCAGATGGCACTTTACATACAGCTCCCCAAAGGCAGCTGATTCTCTTCCGGTGTCCTTTGCTCCGGGCCAAACTCTGACCTGGCTCCTGGGTGCTCTGCAGCAGATGGTGCCATCCTCCCAATAGCCAGGCTGTGAGagcccagctgctctgggggtcccagggcagCATCAGCTCAGCCTGTACAGGTGAGATCTGCAGTCCCATGACCCGGGGCTTTCACCTGCCCATGGAGTGACAGGGCTGGGAACGGAGGGCCTGGCTGTGGGGATAGTGGAGTGGTGCATCTGCTCTGCTGTCACATCCTTCCTCTGCTCAACCCACCAGCAGAGGCAGTCTCTGTGGTTCGTCACCCTCCAGACTTCCCACAACACATGGGGTCTGCAATGTTCATCAGGTGGGACATTGGCCTTCTTAAAAGAAGTTCTTAATGTACAGGAACTACTTAGGGCTGCTCTTCTTTGGGAAAAACTAGGATAGAGGAACTTGAGCCCAAATATCTTGTTTTGCTTCAATTAGCcagagagaaataataataataataattaaaaacaacaacaacaaaaaaaatctggcaaaaGTGTGGCTGCACATGAACCTGAGTCACCCATCTCCAGATCCACTTTCTGTGTGCAAAGCTGTGCACCAGCCTGGAAAATGATTTGCAATATCACTCAacgtttttttcctttacacatatatttacataaaggAAAGTAAAATCTCTGCAGCCTACCTTTATCTCAAAAGTAGGTTTCCCTTGAGACAGAGTGAAATagtgtggctgcctcatccAAAGGGAGAATGATGCAAATTTTGCTTTCAGCCCTGTGGAAAAAAGCTGTAAGTTTTGCactgggaagaggcagcacagACTACTTTCTTATTGCTGCAGGGGGATCTAACCCCTGccttcctcagcagctcccaaagcACACCACAAAGGCCATCAGTGCCACCCCATACCTTTTAGAGGTGGGAAAATCTGCACCTCTGGGAACAGGGCTTGCCTGAGAGGGGGCAAGGGGGTTGGCATAAGCATCACCCCTTTATATGCTCTAGAAAGAGATGAGGACTTAGGATGAATAAGGTTTAAGGGCTGAGGTTTGGGATGCTGGGAAGGCGTCACCCATCACCCCGGCAcctggagatgctgctgaaCTCTGCTGCAGTGGCCAGCCCCTGTAGAGCTCCCCTTAGAGTGTACCAGAAAGGGTATCACTAATGAGTGGTGATATTTACTGTAGAAAGCAGCTGAGTGCAGAAATATTCACACACCTGGAAGGGAGATGGGATAAACAGCCCAAGGGTGGCACAGAGAAGGGAGGGCTTTGCACCCCTTCATCTGACTCCCTCTTCCCTGTTCAGAATGTTTTCACCAACAAGGAAATatgttttgtgttgcttttatgCATCAGCCAGGGATCTGAGATTTAAGGCCCCCATAGGCACTTATCAGTCCTCTTGTGGAGGCTTGGTTGGGGTGTGGATGCTCCACACAGCAGCTGGTGCAAGCCCAGTGCTTCCCTGCTAATGTGCTCCCTTGCTACTCGGGGTGCAGCCATACTTCTATTGACAGCAATAAAACCATGTGCTTAGCCAATAAAACAGGGATAGGAGCTCTGACTCCCAGACATCAGAGCTGAGGTAACAGCTCCCTTGGAATCTAACCCTCTGTGTAGGCTGAGCCATTATGATTTCTAACTCCACAGGTATTATCCTCCTTTATCCCACCCACCATCTCACTGCCCTCATAGTGTGTGCTGTGTCATACAGCATCTTCCAGGCCATGATTAGTGTCCCTGAGTCCCCAGCACCAATCCCCCTGCATGCTGCATGGCTGGGGCAATGTGGGTGCTCGCTGGCTAGTGGTGTTTGGCTGAAGGTTGCTGTCTTTCCCTCAGATTTTCCTGAGCATGAGATGAGCTGGGTTTGCAGCCAGGCAAACCCTGTTCCTGCAAGGAAGGGCTCAGCACTACGTGCTCTGCTCATCACACACGTTGTGCATCCCGACTAACAATGTACTTACGCGTTTTACCGACCGGGGTGCGTTACTGGCTGGGAAGGCAACTTGCTGACAGGGAAATCTGTCTGCCCACTGTAAAAtggtgtgtccctgcccatggcaggggggaaGGGACTAGATagtctttagggtcccttccaatccaaatcattctgtgattctctgatcattgtatggggtttttttgttggtttttttttaaatataggcAGGGAGTGAAGCATTTCGAGACCATCAGACTGGGCAGTTTGGTGCTGTATTGGAGAACTCTGTTCCCAAGGCTCTACCtggtgctggagggcaggacacagcagtgctgggagcactcGTGTGTGTTTAGTGCTACCAAGCACTTTACAAATTTGCTGCTGTAAAAACCAGTGACCTTTCTCTGTCCTCCCGGTGGGGGTGGCATTGCCGGTGCTTGTGGGGAGGAGAAATAGCACTGCTCTCTGGGCCatgccagggctgagctgagcacTGTGCAGCCTGATGCAGGGCTGGTAGCACCTCCAGAGCCTCTCCTGAGGCTGAGAGTGTGAAAAAGCCTTGTGAGCCTCTGGACAGTGAGTTACCAAAGGTTTTGTGGCTGAAGCACTCCCGCTTCACCATACCTgccagctgtgcctgtgctctggTTTTGGGTGCTACTCTGAGCTAGTGCCCTGCCAGGAATCATGTCCCAAGGTTGTGTCTGATCGTAGCTCTGACACATCTCAGTCCACCAACGTCAATGTCTCAAATGCTCTGCTCTTAGCCAGGTGGCATCCATGCAGTCCTTATTCTGGGTGGGAGTTTCTGGTGGACCTTGCTGGGGTGGCTGCAGTGGTCAGCTCAGAGTAAGCTGGTCACCTGAACTATGTGTGTGTCCCCCAGAGCTCTTGTGAGAAAGGCACGGGGCTCCtagctacattttaaaatgcaaattcacaGTCTGACATCTAGGGAAAGTTAAGTTTGGTGCTATAACCACTTTAGAGACTCTGATTTTAATTGACTGGAGAATAGCTTTTAACATAGGTTG
This Chiroxiphia lanceolata isolate bChiLan1 chromosome 14, bChiLan1.pri, whole genome shotgun sequence DNA region includes the following protein-coding sequences:
- the LOC116793947 gene encoding protein FAM162B-like, producing the protein MLGRPVGHSPGLWHWVARQVLCPARAVGNKARDAQHMALRAADPGKEAFRNDRRPTNFDKKVLVWAGRFKKEEDIPKHISSDVLNAARNVVRIKVCYIMIALTVLGCLTMVITGKEAAKKDQTLLRVNTEKKAKWRAEAEKDQEAAVGKPQ